The segment gtatatttccatttgttttactttctatttacgtaatatctatattttaaattttaatatatatttttaaatcttaatgtaatttcccattttttaaatttggtattcacttatattatatatttacttattatttatttttctttatattgtgtatttctatttcttatactttctatttactaataattttatattttaagattgatttacattttaagatagatgtttaaatactaatgtattttttccatttttttaaattgtgtatttccttttcttatactttctattttcttaatatctatattttacattttaagatagatgtttaatatttaatgtactctttccattttttaaaaattgtgcatttacttattattgtatatataattcgtatatttatatatttataatatttacttatataattctatatattgagtatttctctttcttatactttatatttagttaatgtctatattttatatcttaagatagatgtttaaatctttacgtatttttccatttttaatgtaaaacggcaatgtttaatagaagaacttggacaaatagtcaaatagttatatttatgttttttttttctttttttaataaaatggtaatgttacattatgaagataaccctttttttttattgaacaatggtaatcttacatatgtttaatgtagtttttccatttttttatgttgtatgtttacatattattgttatttttaaatgtaaaatggtaattttacatatgtttaatgtagtatttccattttttatgttgtatgtttacatattatttattattttcgaaattatatataattttttttttacaaaatagtaatgttacattatggagataagccatcttttttttaaatgaaaatggtaatcttacatatgtttaatgtagttttttcattttttatgttgtatgtttatatattattttcttaaaataaaaatgtaaaatggtaatcttacatatgtttaatgtagtatttccatttttatgttgtaagttttacatatatttattattttcaaaattatatataatgttttttgtttttttataaaacgttaatgttacattatggagataagccgtcttttttttaagtgaaaaatagtaatcttacatatgtttaatgtagtttttacattttttttatgctgtatgtttacatattttttataattttcgaaaataagtaatattaaaatgtaaaactatattttaatgtcatgtgtcatctttcgagattatattatatatttacttattatttatttttctttatattgtatatttttatttcttatactttctatttactaataattttatattttaagattgatttacattttaagatagatgtttaaatactaatgtactttttccattttttaaaattgtgtatttccttttcttatactttctatttgcgtaatatctatagtttacattttaagatatatgtttaaatcttaatatactttttccattgtttttaagttgtgtatttctttttcttatattttctatttacttaatatctatattttacattttaagatagatgtttaatatttaatatactctttccattttttaaaaattgtgcatttacttattattgtatatataattcgtatatttatatatttataatatttacttattatttatttttttaaatattgagtatttctcttttttatactttatatttagttaatgtctatattttatattttaagatagatgtttaaatctttacgtatttttctatttttaatgtaaaacggcaatgtttaatagaagaacttggacaaatagtcaaacatatttatgtttaatgtagtatttccatttttatgttgtatgttttacatatatttattattttcgaaattatatataattttttttttataaaacggtaatgttatattatggagataagccgtcttttttttaaagtgaaaaatagtaatcttacatatgtttaatgtagttttccattttttaatgctgtatgtttacatattttttacaattttcgaaaataattaatattaaaatgtaaaactatattttatgccacgtgtcatctttcggaagaaattttttccgctgatgtggacgccctatggagcctcaaaagctccattttattagtagagtgaaaaatagtaatcttacatatgttttatgtagttttccattttttaatgctgtatgtttacatattttttacaattttcgaaaataattaatattaaaatgtaaaactatattttatgccacgtgtcatctttcgggagaaatttttttcgctgatgtggacgccctatggagcctcaaaagctcccttttattagtagagattgatttacattttaagatagatgtttaaatactaatgtactttttccattttttaaaattgtgtatttccttttcttatactttctatttgcgtaatatctatagtttacattttaagatatatgtttaaatcttaatatactttttccattgtttttaagttgtgtatttctttttcttatattttctatttacttaatatctatattttacattttaagatagatgtttaatatttaatatactctttccattttttaaaaattgtgcatttacttattattgtatatataattcgtatatttatatatttataatatttacttattatttatttttttaaatattgagtatttctcttttttatactttatatttagttaatgtctatattttatattttaagatagatgtttaaatctttacgtatttttctatttttaatgtaaaacggcaatgtttaatagaagaacttggacaaatagtcaaacatatttatgtttaatgtagtatttccatttttatgttgtatgttttacatatatttattattttcgaaattatatataattttttttttataaaacggtaatgttatattatggagataagccgtcttttttttaaagtgaaaaatagtaatcttacatatgtttaatgtagttttccattttttaatgctgtatgtttacatattttttacaattttcgaaaataattaatattaaaatgtaaaactatattttatgccacgtgtcatctttcggaagaaattttttccgctgatgtggacgccctatggagcctcaaaagctccattttattagtagagtgaaaaatagtaatcttacatatgttttatgtagttttccattttttaatgctgtatgtttacatattttttacaattttcgaaaataattaatattaaaatgtaaaactatattttatgccacgtgtcatctttcgggagaaatttttttcgctgatgtggacgccctatggagcctcaaaagctcccttttattagtagagactagggtcggcccgccctacgggcgggatgtttattttgtaagttgagatttaaatttttatagatGTAAATTATGATAATTctatttaaaacttttaaccTTACATGTcacattttagttattttatttcagTGTTGTATTCATGTGATTAATACAAAGAAATCACAATGGTCTACTGCTGACTTATTTTCACTAcagaagattttaaaattaatgtatTTAATGTATTTTGAAGTTAATGTacttttaaaactaatatatcacaatcatataattaatgtatttttatcattgtcataatagaaataatttataaactgaaatgtttcattaaaaaagtaaatatacatttataataaaaattactaCGACCACATGGAGTTAAATAATCTAGAATTATGATTTAGATTTAAGGGGTGAAAATTTGGTAGTgagttttaaacttttttaaaaaattaaattaaaatttttttaaaatggtttcaaaaattatttttgaatttttaaaaaaatataaaataatatttggaatttttttaataaaaagttcaaaattgaaacatataattcgaaactataaattttattttattttatatctttttatttatttatttgtatttatatatttatagtataattttttttgttatttgataaaatttaatttggttattttctttttttggaacTCTTTTGTGACAACAAACTTAAAATGAATCTATTTTAGAGAATTGTCCTTGTTATTCATTGAGTCTTTTTATTCTTTCTTCATTAATTGATgttactatttatatatatttttaaaaatgatgttATTATTATAATCAGTTAAAACAATgtgttttagatatatatatcatttataataaattaaattaaatttagataaattaattttaaaagcgAGCCTAATAATTGTTTCATTTATattatcaatttaaattaatattactgTTTAtagataattaatattaaatttatctctgtaaaaaaataaactaaaatattttgttaatgtatttttatactTCTTTCCATCGATGGTAcaattaaaatgttaaaacatgaaaaagaagaaaaatgaattcaaaagaaaataattacaaaCAAACATAATTTGCCATTCTTCAACCAAAAATTTTCTTCTGCTTTTTGTGGTGGGGTTTTAAACCAACAGCTCcttatacaaaacaaaatcatcTTATAAGAAAATTGCAGATTCGTATAAATTAACCAAAAGAAAGATCTGCATGTGACTGAGCAAGAGCCTCATGAAAAGCTATGCAGTCAAAACTGAGCAACAGCCTCATGAAAAGCTATGCAGTCATGTCAGCCTCCTCCACCGCAGCTTTCATTCCTCCATTGACAGAAACTTTGTAAGCATGAACctaattttttcaaaacaaaatcaagTCAAACACAATCCTTCATTTCGCTTTCGtacaaaatcaaaccaaaaaagaTTGCAGCTGGTATAAACACACCCTCCTGTCATTGTTATTGACTTCCCCTGTGACAGCTTGAACTTCAGCAATTGCCTTTGCTATCTCTCGTCACACTCTCCGTACGCTTGTTCCATGGCTGTCCAGATCACTCTCTCCGTCACTTGCTCCATCAGCTCAATGACGATTGCTCTGTTACTATCCACCGCTGACCCAGTGTCACTCTCCACCTTGCTCTATTGACATTGTACTATTGTCTTAGCCATCTGCGAAGCTGGCTTGTCTGGTAATGGAGCAGAAGACAAAGTAAAGTCTAAATGACATGAAAAGCTACCATCAGTCTCCTCTGAAGATGATATCCTCTGCTGCAAGAGCTCCGCTACTGTGTTTTCATGTAATAGTAATATCCCAGGGCATGACCCAGTATCCGCAAGCTCTTGTGCTTCAGGTGCAAATGGCAAGCCTTCTCTTCTTGTTTGTGAAAGTTTTGGATCACTTCCTGATAGTATTCCCTGGGACTCGCCTACATTAGAGCTTTGTATACTGTTTAAAACCATGTTCTTATCCAAGCAGCAGGAGAAAGCTCTTTGTTGTTGATGATCAATACATGAATAAACTGAAATAAAATCAACAAACAAAATCAGAATCTATCTcccacaaaaaaaagttttcaaattaaaatcttGATAATCAATAAAAGAACAAACTGAAACAAAATCGAAATCTAAATCATCTCACATAAATAAACACTGAGTTATGAGGAGGTCTCGGTTCAGGTTCATATATATACTGAATGAAATGGGTGACGAATGCAGGGAAGACGGATCGTTGAGAGTACTGGACTGGTTTGATTGAATGATACATTAATAACAGTTACCTAATTGCAGGAAAGTGGGGGATAGGTTACATCTTAGGTCTAAGAAAATAGGTGGTTTCTGGAAACATCCAAAGCATAGATAACATTGACGTTCCCAAAATCCGAGAAACGGCGGAAGAACAGATTAGACTTTGCCTCCTCTGTGATATCTTAAGTACGACAAAAGTCTGATTGTGTAAGGCTTAAATGATTGGAGGTGAGATCGACGACTTTGGGAGCTAGGAGATACCGTAGCTTTTGGTTGCAAGCTTAGGAGGTCACGGTGGTGATACGATGAACGTGGGCTCACGCCGCAAAGGATGCTTGATCACGACAATGGAGGGAGTCAATCGCGGTTGGACCACCGGAGATCAACCGGAGCCGCGACAGAGATGACAGGAGGAGTCGCGGAATGCCATGGCAAGGAGTCGAGGTAGCGGAGAAGATGAAGTCTTTAAAGTAGAGATGGCTATGTTGGGCTGTGAAGGAAAATGAAGCCCAAGAAAGAAATTCATCAAAGACTAAAGTCGAACTATGAAACACAATATTTTAGCGAAGAGACACGTGTCGCCCTTATATTAAGATGtgctattttattaatttaagtaCAGTTAATTTATTTgtaagtaattttattttattttgttttttttgctataCGACATAATCATGAATAAGTTGTATGCTTTTTGAGGTTTTCACCGGCTCTAATATTTGCATAATTCTCAATAAGAAATTGTCAGCTTTGATGAGAGATTGACAGTTCAAACATCAGACATCCAGTTATTGGTGCTCAACGCTTCCATTTCTTAAGTTTATAGTCAGGTGATACTCTGTTTTGGTAGAGTAAACTCTATTATTTGTCACGGACAAATATGATGATATCTAAACTATTTTCTGCTTGGCCTTAACTTTTAAACATGGAATTTCAGATTTCGGAATAAGTGATTCGTAATggtatttcttttttattcacCTATTTGGTTGCAGAAAAGATCAGTTACCAAGATATTTTTGTTGTCAAGATTTGGAAGACCCATTATCattaaattgattttttaaagagaCATGTAATTTCATTTGAACTAAGATACATTATTCGGATTTTCATTACTTAAAACTTTTACATTGTTTACAGGACTTTTAATCCTAATTTATAGcgtaaactatatatttaatatgcacatttatgtatatttttttattagtcaaAGGCTACTGTaaagaatttttcatttttaatcatttgagtttttttaaaaaaattatttatatgggTTAGAAAAATATTTACGACCAAATAAATGAGAATATAATCTCTCCAAAGATTCATTTTATGACAAAAAACTTACAAAAGTTTTGAACGGTTCTGCATTTTTTAATCGCAAGATTTGAGAAAAGATCAATGTTTCTTTTTAATGCAAGAGACTTTTAAATTTCTTATACAACACCATAAGAAGTTGATTATCACATACAATTTTTTCTTCAAACGTGATGATTATTAGTAGGGCAAATGTACTTTAGTTCCATACTATAAGagtattttaattgtttaataaacatAATTGAAAAAAGTAATGCAAAAAACAATCCAGCAAGTTGCcacattttgagtttttttttcacacaaaccataaatatttttgctttgtttttgtttttcaaataaatGTTTAACCATTCATATTTCTAAATCTGGAgttatatctttattttaaaataaataacattatcttatctattaaaacaataatctgttaaaatatttaaaacttaataatgcaaatataaatgtaaaacatattaaaactataacaaaaaaaaagtgaactTTGATGGGGGCTTTGGAAACATAATTGAACGGCCCAATAGCCAACATATGAAAAGTCCAGTGGAGTGAAGTCGTAGGGTGATCTCAGAAGTTGCTGCGATTTATTTACCTCTAAAGTCACCGATCCACGACGGCCAATCCCTCTCCTCCACACGCGCCGATCACCATCTCTCTTTGTACTACTCTTTTCTccaattttctctctctctctctctctctctctcttttgcaaTTAGGGTTATGGTTTGATTCTCCACTTTCATCTCTCGCTTCCAATCAATGTGAAAAGCTCTTCTCTTTTAGGCAGCTCGCGATGTTTGGTCACCATACCCAACCCGAGATTAACCCTAATCAGATCGGTAGCAGCTCCGCCACCGTTGACGAAGACCATGTCTCTACCTCCGCAACCTCCGCCGGTCACATTCCTTACGACGATATGGACGATATCCCTCATCCCGATTCCATCTACGCCGCCTTCGATTTGATCCCCGATGGCTCTCACTTGGTTCCTCACCGATTCGAGGGCTCTGAATTGCTAGGTTCCCGGCCGATGGAAGGAGCTAATGAGCTAACGATCTCGTTCTGTGGTCAGGTTTACGTTTTCGATGCTGTTGGTCCTGAAAAGATTAATACTTTGCGTATTGGTAGTTGAAAGTTTTGTCCTTTGTGCTAGAAACGACGAATGGgctttataaaacaaaaagtcCGAACAGATTATAAAGCTAAATAAATGAAACGGTGAGTTTTGTTAAAGTGGACAGGTGTCGCTTCCAGAATGCATGACTTAGTGACGTGGCAGCACAGGAGAGAGgcaaacatttttatatatatatagataagactagttatattgtgttttccaaaaagaattcttgcgatcaatttagtatcatctatgcattgtctactctcgaatatataaatatatatatttttgaacaattaaatattaaaatattttagtggtataatttaaacttgggtctctagtcaaaaaaacaaaacttgtttccaatttttatgtaaagaatattatttttttgaatgagcaaagatttaaggatggttattgttttaagaacattaacttgttatttctgaacaattaaatattaaaatattttagtggtataatttaaacttgggtctctagtcaaaaaaaaaacttgtttccaatttatgtaaagaatattatttttttgaatgagcaaAGATTTAAAGATGGTTATTGACAAATAAATGTTtgagaactttaattttttttttttgagattctactgctataatagtttaagggtttttgaaatattactaattaattgttattgattcggaagatttttaaatttcatcaaaattctttatttatttatgataatagttttcattctattttatcaaaatttaacgttattaaaatataatttactttttttattcataagatacaactttcaaaatattttggcaattaaaataatggatgtaagatttaaaatccgctatgtaatttgttatttgaatatcacaacaacaaattacatagcgacagtttaggtttttttagctttaagttttgagattattttttagtgtttagggttggTAGAGTTTTAGGATTAGATGAGATTTATGgttaggtttaggtagggttttagggttaggtttaggtagggttttagggttaggtttaggcagggtttagggtttagggttaggtagggtttttagGGCTAGGTAGGGTttttagggttaggcagggtttagggttaggtagggtttagggttagaaagggtttagggttaggtagggtttagaattaggtagggtttagggttagtaggattGGGTTAGGtatggtttagggttaaaaaGAGGGTTTAGGGCTAGGTAGGGTTTacggttagtagggtttaggattaaaaagggtttagggtttagggctaggtAGGGTTTacggttagtagggtttagggtttagggttaggtagggtttaggttaggtagggtttaggttagtagggtttagggctaggtagggtttagggttaggtagggtttagggttagtaagAGGAAAAACGAAGAGAAGAGTATTCAAGCAAGAAAGAACGTCACAGCTGACGTGGACAATGTGGAGTCAGATCAATAACAGTCACGGGTTGTTACAGGCAGTTACAGACGTTAGATAATTGAGTCATTCGTCTATTATAAATAGGAGTCTGTTTGTAAAGTCAAGGAGCTTTTTGAGTACTGAGTATCTAGGATCTAGACTAGAAGGTCTTGATCACTGGCTCTTGACGAGTGAGTCGTCTTGAGAGTTCTTGTATTGGCTTGTAACTCTGCGTGTAGAGTACAAGAGAGGGAGGCTGGGCGGAACTTcaataaacatatatacattCTCTTATCATTTGGTGCGGTGAGCTCTCGGATCTCGCGACGATTGAAGGCGATGACGAGATCAACGACTCTCGAAGAATCGATACAACGGATTGGAGCTCTGGACTCCAACGTCGACGATTTGCGACGGCGATTCGACAGCTTGGATGAGAGGTTCAGTCGATTCGAAGCTGTTACGGAGATAAACAATCAGTCGAAGGAAGCGAAGCTGGATGAGAGATTCGCGAGCCTCGAATCAACTTTAACTTCGTTCATCACCTCGATTCAACAACAGAATTTCAGATCTACGCAACCTGAGTCGAGCGAAGCGAATCAGACTCAGCAAGCTCCGATTCACACGAATCAGGTACTTCCTTCGACTATCGATCAACACCGGAGTGAAAACGAGCTAGGTTATCGGCAAATAGAAAATAGAGATGAGATTCGTAGAGGTTTGTATAAGCGTGTTGAGATGCCGATATTCTCTGGCCAAAATCCGTTTGGGTGGATTGCGCAAGCAGAAAGGTACTTTCGGGTGATGAACGCTACTCCAGAGTACAAGTTGGAGTTAGCTTCTTGAGTTTAGAAGAAGACGCACTCTGCTGGTTCAACTATGATATTGAATATGGGGATTTTGTGGATTGGATGGATTTCAAGAAGAGGTTGTTGGCCAGATTTGCAGAATCTTTTGAGAAAACTCCTGGGAAGAGGTTGTTTTGCTTACAACAGACGGGATCGATTGCTGAGTATGTTCGGGAGTTTCAGGAGTTGGTTTCTCAAATCAAATTGGCGGAAGCACATAAGATTGACATATTCTTTAATGGTTTGAAACGAGAAATGAAGGAAGTGATCAAAATGAAGGAACCTCAAACACTTTCAGATTATATTGAGACAGTCCTCAAGATGGAAGACAGTGAGTTTTGCAAATTGTTCGCTTCAGTGAAGGGTCAAGAGAATCGCGTGAACAAACAATCATCAAGCTCCACCTTTCGTTCATTACCATCGTCAGCTCAAAACAGCGTTAACAAGCCTAAACTTTTCGAGCAAGCTGCAAGACAATCAGCTCCATCGTTGAATCCGAAGCAAGGTCGAGTTAAACTGTCTGATGCTGAGTTTGAGCATAAGAAGAAGAATGGGATTTGTTTCTCATGCGATGAGAAGTGGTCTAGAGCGCACTCAAATACCTGTAAGAACAAAAACTTACAAGTGATGGTGGTAGTACAAGGGAGTGAAGTAGAGCTGgttgatgaagaattccatgaTTCTTGTGAGGAATTATTCGGTACAACTACGGAGATTTGTGAACTAACGTTGTACTCGTACATGGGTTGGTCATCTCCAACCACAACAAAGATTGAAGGGAAGATAGGGAAAACAAGAGTGGTGGTTTTGATAGACAGTGGTGCTTAGGCCTGGGCATATTATCCATAATCgggaaccgaacccgaacccgaaccgaaaaacccgaacccgA is part of the Brassica rapa cultivar Chiifu-401-42 chromosome A09, CAAS_Brap_v3.01, whole genome shotgun sequence genome and harbors:
- the LOC117128518 gene encoding uncharacterized protein LOC117128518; this translates as MDFKKRLLARFAESFEKTPGKRLFCLQQTGSIAEYVREFQELVSQIKLAEAHKIDIFFNGLKREMKEVIKMKEPQTLSDYIETVLKMEDSEFCKLFASVKGQENRVNKQSSSSTFRSLPSSAQNSVNKPKLFEQAARQSAPSLNPKQGRVKLSDAEFEHKKKNGICFSCDEKWSRAHSNTCKNKNLQVMVVVQGSEVELVDEEFHDSCEELFGTTTEICELTLYSYMGWSSPTTTKIEGKIGKTRVVVLIDSGATHNFLSPDIVKKAQLTEIQSSSFKVLVGTGSVDVVLGIQWLRTLGRCEVDWEKQELSFFTPTGRVTLVGDRDSKAKGSALQTISAGISLQHGTCSLFTSEDQKSGVIPQSLEGLLKQYSSIFQEPTELPPQRGYEHSIRLIEGAGTVAVRPYCYPHAHMEVIEQIVSQMLQSGVIRPSRSPYASPILLVKKKDGGWRFCEERVYG